One Drosophila virilis strain 15010-1051.87 chromosome 5, Dvir_AGI_RSII-ME, whole genome shotgun sequence DNA window includes the following coding sequences:
- the LOC26531341 gene encoding lipopolysaccharide-induced tumor necrosis factor-alpha factor homolog, whose amino-acid sequence MSQGYTPAQTYQPGQPHVVIHATTTTNVVPIGSDPSRVQCPSCHADILTNVKRTPTGRTHCWALILCLFLCWPCVCVPYCMDSCQNAEHSCPNCGAYIGTYEN is encoded by the exons ATGAGCCAGGGATACACGCCAGCGCAGACCTACCAGCCGGGACAACCCCATGTGGTGATCCATGCGACTACCACAACGAATGTGGTGCCCATTGGCAGCGATCCATCGCGTGTCCAGTGCCCCTCCTGCCATGCCGACATCCTGACCAATGTGAAGCGCACGCCCACGGGACGCACCCACTGCTGGGCCCTGATCTTGTGCCTGTTCCT CTGTTGgccttgtgtttgtgtgcccTATTGCATGGACTCCTGCCAGAACGCTGAGCACTCCTGCCCCAATTGCGGCGCCTATATTGGCACCTACGAGAACTAG
- the LOC6624909 gene encoding uncharacterized protein — protein sequence MATTTTTTTTTPGTAEEQQQLAAAAAEAQKELDIYENFATPLAGTFLNLPHESVLLKCPACGIKDHSVLQNDLKWWASELNRIVGCLFVTFCCCCCLDYVVPCKQTDRSHYCDNCGCYFGRAMKRRAPLKIKARASQ from the exons ATGGCCACCACCaccacgacgacgacgacgacgccggGGACGGctgaggagcagcagcagctggcagctgcggCCGCGGAGGCGCAAAAGGAGCTCGATATCTATGAGAACTTTGCCACGCCGCTGGCTGGCACTTTTCTCAATTTGCCACACGAGTCCGTGCTGCTCAAGTGCCCCGCCTGCGGCATCAAGGATCACAGCGTGCTGCAAAACGATCTCAAGTGGTGGGCCAGCGAACTCAACCGCATTGTGGGCTGTCTCTTCGT caccttctgctgctgctgctgcctggaCTATGTTGTGCCCTGCAAGCAAACGGATCGCAGTCATTATTGTGACAACTGCGGCTGCTACTTTGGGCGCGCCATGAAGCGACGTGCTCCACTCAAAATCAAAGCGAGGGCCAGTCAATAG
- the LOC116650960 gene encoding uncharacterized protein has protein sequence MAEELAPVYFAVGPNAREITCPYCKVLARTRLVRSWLRCCTKRHHCGACGEYLGVYRRPQL, from the coding sequence ATGGCTGAGGAACTTGCGCCCGTCTATTTTGCCGTGGGCCCCAACGCCCGCGAGATAACCTGCCCCTACTGCAAGGTGCTGGCCAGGACGCGTCTGGTGCGCTCCTGGCTGCGCTGCTGCACCAAGCGTCACCATTGCGGCGCCTGCGGCGAGTACCTGGGCGTCTACAGGCGACCCCAGCTCTGA
- the LOC6624947 gene encoding lipopolysaccharide-induced tumor necrosis factor-alpha factor homolog, with protein MDSKQPPPYSAMPQPQPLPGYTPAQTYQPYPSGPTQPPLYPPMPQPPQQSTVIIQTTTTSNLVPIGSGPTRIRCPSCHAEVVTTVKSTPSGRTHCWALVLCLFVCWPCVCLPYCMDSCQNANHYCPNCSSYIGTYEN; from the exons ATGGACAGCAAGCAGCCTCCGCCGTATAGCGCaatgccgcagccgcagccgctgcccgGCTATACGCCAGCACAGACCTATCAGCCGTACCCGTCGGGTCCCACACAGCCGCCGCTGTATCCGCCCATGCCACAGCCACCGCAGCAGTCAACGGTGATCATACAGACGACAACCACATCCAATCTGGTGCCCATTGGCAGCGGGCCGACGCGCATACGTTGCCCCTCCTGTCATGCGGAGGTGGTGACCACCGTTAAGAGCACACCCTCCGGTCGTACACACTGCTGGGCCCTGGTTCTATGTCTATTTGT CTGTTGGCCCTGTGTATGCCTGCCCTACTGCATGGACTCCTGCCAGAATGCCAATCATTACTGCCCCAACTGCAGCTCCTACATAGGCACCTATGAgaattaa
- the LOC6624908 gene encoding uncharacterized protein: MTKVEPQVIAISIGGAKPQVGYLQTQSTMVNCPACEHFEPSIVQREAVSCLQRLLGLTKLCKSWSGREDINHYCAHCGCFIGRYVPLGCYERCLAKSARKQAVVDEMRLKTKPKDCAVRAQKSRELILAKRAEKRAQREAQKQNQNQNQTQTVLQ; this comes from the exons ATGACCAAGGTGGAGCCGCAAGTCATAGCCATAAGCATCGGCGGCGCCAAGCCCCAAGTGGGCTACCTGCAGACGCAATCCACAATGGTCAACTGTCCCGCCTGCGAGCACTTCGAACCGAGCATTGTGCAGCGCGAGGCGGTCAGTTGTCTGCAGCGCTTGCTTGGCCTGACCAAGCTATG CAAGAGCTGGAGCGGACGCGAGGACATCAATCACTACTGTGCCCACTGCGGCTGCTTTATCGGACGCTACGTGCCCTTGGGCTGCTACGAGCGCTGCCTTGCCAAGTCGGCACGTAAACAGGCTGTCGTGGACGAGATGCGACTCAAGACCAAGCCCAAGGATTGTGCGGTGCGCGCCCAGAAGTCCAGGGAGCTAATCCTGGCCAAGCGCGCCGAGAAGCGCGCCCAGCGAGAGGcgcaaaagcaaaatcaaaatcaaaatcaaaccCAAACTGTGTTGCAATAA
- the Cyp6d2 gene encoding probable cytochrome P450 6d2, translating into MYLVLLLTILLALLVQYLRRIYSYWQREGVAEEPAKFPFGVLDKLVKRQRGFGLIISDVYERHSSKIVGIYMMHKPTLLVRDAQLARQIMTSDFSSFHDRGIYVDEKHDPLSANLFNLQGASWRNLRNKLTPSFSSGKIKGMFTTIDDVGDRLVQHLMGVIEKAPNEAIEIKEKLTTYAVDIIGSVIFGLEIDSFTNPKNEFRAVSDSLLVEDELVLKIHNMASVIFPPLAKLMNRLGYENKVLAKLRDIMQHTIEFREKHNVVRKDLLQLLIRLRNTGKIGDDDDEVWDIETAQEELKAMSIEKIAAQAFLFYIAGSETTAAASSFTLYELAMYPELLKEARDELDAVMKRHNLERGDKFTYEAVQELKFLDHCILETIRKYPGLPFLNRECTQDFTVPDIDYTIKKGTPILISLFGLQRDPSYFPNPEGYDPHRFDADVMNYDQTAYMPFGEGPRHCIALRMGKVNAKVAVAKILANFNLIEAPRKEVKFRFDPAPVLLPEGGLHVRLVKRP; encoded by the exons ATGTATCTCGTCTTGCTGCTGACCAtattgctggcgctgctggtGCAATATTTAAGACGCATTTATAGCTATTGGCAGCGCGAGGGTGTGGCCGAGGAGCCAGCCAAGTTTCCCTTTGGCGTTTTGGATAAGCTGGTGAAACGACAGCGCGGCTTTGGACTCATCATAAGCGATGTCTACGAACGCCACAGCTCAAAAATTGTGGGCATCTATATGATGCACAAACCGACTCTCTTGGTGCGCGATGCCCAGCTGGCCCGCCAGATCATGACCAGCGACTTCAGTAGCTTCCACGATCGTGGCATCTATGTGGATGAGAAGCACGATCCGTTGTCGGCCAATCTATTTAATTTACAGGGTGCTTCGTGGCGCAACTTGCGCAACAAACTAACACCCTCGTTCTCCTCGGGCAAGATCAAGGGCATGTTCACAACGATCGACGATGTGGGCGATCGACTGGTGCAGCATTTGATGGGCGTCATAGAGAAGGCACCAAATGAAGCAATTGAAATCAAGGAGAAACTCACAACCTATGCCGTGGACATTATAGGCTCGGTGATCTTCGGCCTGGAGATCGATAGCTTTACCAATCCCAAGAACGAGTTTCGCGCTGTCAGTGATTCCCTCTTAGTGGAAGACGAATTGGTGCTAAAAATTCACAACATGGCCTCGGTAATATTCCCTCC ACTTGCCAAGCTCATGAATCGTCTTGGCTATGAGAATAAAGTACTTGCCAAACTGCGTGACATAATGCAGCACACCATTGAGTTCCGTGAGAAGCACAATGTCGTACGGAAGgatttgctgcagctgctcataCGTCTGAGGAATACGGGCAAGATCggcgacgacgatgacgaggTGTGGGACATCGAAACGGCGCAGGAGGAGCTAAAGGCCATGTCCATTGAAAAGATTGCAGCCCAGgcttttctattttatatagCTGGCTCGGAGACCACGGCGGCTGCATCTTCCTTTACGCTCTATGAGCTGGCCATGTACCCAGAGCTCCTCAAGGAGGCACGCGACGAGCTGGATGCAGTCATGAAACGTCACAATCTTGAACGCGGCGACAAGTTTACCTACGAGGCGGTGCAGGAACTTAAGTTCTTGGATCATTGTATTTTGG AAACCATACGCAAATATCCTGGCTTGCCCTTCCTCAATCGCGAGTGCACTCAGGACTTTACGGTGCCTGACATCGACTACACCATCAAGAAAGGCACGCCCATTTTGATATCACTCTTTGGCCTTCAGCGCGATCCCAGCTATTTTCCCAATCCCGAGGGCTACGATCCTCATCGATTTGATGCTGATGTTATGAACTACGACCAGACAGCCTATATGCCCTTTGGCGAGGGTCCCAGACACTGCATAG CTTTGCGTATGGGCAAGGTCAATGCGAAGGTGGCTGTGGCCAAAATACTtgccaatttcaatttaatagaAGCACCACGTAAGGAAGTCAAGTTTCGCTTTGATCCTGCGCCTGTGCTTCTTCCGGAGGGAGGCCTGCACGTGCGCCTGGTGAAGCGTCCCTGA
- the LOC6624946 gene encoding uncharacterized protein yields MSSAPNMLDELEQQLDNVSAATATLELGEEQQLHSSKPRLRFYSVGPSTYRVLCPLCQHRSRSETVQMSGALGQLSCLLSALSCCFPIFALSCVYSCLQSRLKSKRVFCSSCGGHLGFHWRPI; encoded by the exons ATGTCAAGCGCGCCGAACATGTTGGacgagctggagcagcagctggataATGTATCCGCTGCCACGGCCACACTGGAACTGGGCGAGGAGCAGCAGCTTCATTCGTCGAAGCCGCGTTTGCGCTTCTATAGCGTTGGGCCCAGCACCTATCGCGTGCTCTGTCCGCTGTGCCAGCATCGCTCCCGCTCGGAAACGGTGCAAATGTCCGGCGCCCTGGGGCAGCTCAGCTGTCTGCTGTCCGCCCTGTCCTG CTGTTTTCCCATCTTCGCACTGAGCTGCGTCTACTCCTGCCTGCAGAGCCGCCTGAAGAGCAAGCGCGTcttttgcagcagctgcggtgGTCATTTGGGCTTCCACTGGCGTCCCATTTAG
- the LOC6624945 gene encoding uncharacterized protein yields the protein MASTESLDGSACDFGGISAVPQVGHLPPEPLEFVCPACQQLQTSCVEHEAVTCLQKIACSLNWLLCCNPIRWSGRQDTNHYCSACGCFIGRHISLSWYKRALFRMQRSEVEDHGRWQRFRKVEKEQLDEKKLGKQRAALKQN from the exons ATGGCCAGCACTGAGAGTCTGGACGGCAGCGCCTGTGATTTTGGCGGTATCTCGGCTGTGCCACAGGTGGGTCATTTGCCACCCGAGCCGCTTGAGTTTGTCTGCCCCGCctgccagcagctgcaaacGAGCTGCGTTGAGCACGAGGCCGTCACTTGCCTACAGAAGATCGCATGCAGCCTGAACTGGCTGCTCTGCTG CAATCCGATACGGTGGAGCGGACGACAAGACACTAATCATTATTGCAGCGCCTGCGGCTGCTTCATTGGACGCCACATCTCGCTGAGCTGGTACAAACGCGCTCTGTTCCGCATGCAGCGCTCCGAGGTGGAGGACCATGGACGCTGGCAGCGTTTTCGCAAGGTGGAGAAGGAGCAGCTGGACGAAAAGAAGCTGGGCAAGCAGCGTGCCGCGCTTAAGCAGAACTAG
- the LOC6624907 gene encoding uncharacterized protein, producing MSTQPTDVQYLRCLKCLKIIKCSRYDTSCLVRHVQKDHPEIIDESNEKVQNLHKLAAEHGISEERLSEISKMTGMSEAEMADEAERYLQGKKRPGSQQRSGANSENWKQPKLTDSKELNRRQFYRSSIERWMPTEGCIYCPSCGLNRRPVIKTSSEFYTSTGCSAACVANCWPFCFLPCLNSGDNREYLHCSNCKSFLGIYDRENNCIRPNREYVPT from the exons ATGTCAACACAACCCACCGATGTACAGTACCTGCGCTGCCTGAAGTGCCTGAAGATCATCAAGTGCTCGCGGTACGACACCAGCTGCCTGGTGCGTCACGTGCAGAAGGATCATCCGGAGATCATTGACGAGTCCAATGAGAAGGTGCAGAATCTGCACAAGCTGGCCGCCGAGCATGGCATCAGCGAGGAGCGTCTGTCCGAGATTAGCAAAATGACGGGCATGTCCGAGGCAGAGATGGCCGACGAGGCCGAGCGCT ATTTGCAGGGCAAGAAGCGACCCGGCAGCCAGCAGCGCTCTGGCGCCAATTCGGAGAATTGGAAGCAGCCCAAGCTAACCGATTCCAAGGAACTGAACCGACGTCAGTTCTATCGCAGCTCCATTGAGCGCTGGATGCCCACAGAGGGCTGCATCTATTGTCCCAGCTGCGGCTTGAATCGCCGGCCTGTGATCAAGACCAGCTCCGAGTTCTATACGAGCACCGGCTGCTCGGCGGCCTGTGTGGCCAATTGCTGGCCCTTCTGCTTTCTGCCCTGCCTCAACTCGGGCGACAATCGCGAATATCTGCACTGCTCCAATTGCAAGAGCTTTCTGGGCATCTACGATCGCGAGAACAACTGCATACGTCCCAATCGCGAATATGTGCCCACCTAG
- the LOC6624943 gene encoding uncharacterized protein, which yields METQTLQIRLLPAQTAEERARNIIANVVVEGHQAALVPYIDEHVGQPAEKRTLLNQLEAAPAPAQPRLRYYKPGPSTYKLLCPLCRERSDAAVMRAAGCKDASCCLSLLSCVFPIFWICCICTWCGCNREWTTKGVYCSRCGGKLGIQSKSD from the exons ATGGAGACGCAGACGCTGCAGATCAGACTGCTGCCGGCACAGACAGCCGAGGAGCGTGCCCGCAACATAATAGCCAATGTGGTTGTCGAGGGTCATCAGGCCGCGCTAGTGCCCTACATCGATGAACATGTGGGCCAGCCGGCCGAGAAGCGGACGCTGCTCAACCAGCTGGAGGCGGCACCTGCTCCGGCACAGCCACGCCTGCGCTACTACAAGCCGGGACCCTCCACCTACAAGCTGCTCTGTCCGCTGTGCCGCGAGAGAAGCGATGCGGCCGTAATGCGCGCCGCCGGCTGCAAGGAcgccagctgctgcctgaGCCTGCTCTCCTG CGTGTTTCCCATCTTTTGGATCTGCTGCATTTGCACCTGGTGCGGCTGCAATCGCGAGTGGACCACCAAGGGCGTCTACTGCAGCCGCTGTGGCGGCAAGCTGGGCATTCAGAGCAAGTCCGATTAG
- the LOC26531644 gene encoding uncharacterized protein gives MFLLFHFLSSTVLYFNPNLNQIRNTCASQAPQLADMSRQLRFSFQAPASEACHSDLVEINLNGGRAQAKQQSAQALDELLQARTTATLPTHRGYPYGYGDTDDEADFYFCKKSNSTGQLAEKVSPPPPSATNISCLRQMYCPECHERLHEQGVRLERLLTLCCFALLPIYPCCMRRSKDDCKVICGKCGYLLGAWKR, from the exons atgtttttgttatttcattttctttcttCAACTGTCTTGTACTTTAACCCaaatttaaaccaaataagAAACACTTGCGCCAGCCAAGCGCCGCAGTTAGCAGACATGAGCCGGCAACTGAGGTTCAGCTTCCAAGCGCCGGCGTCCGAAGCATGCCACTCGGATCTGGTGGAGATCAATTTGAATGGCGGCCGGGCACAGGCCAAACAGCAGTCGGCGCAGGCGCTGGACGAGCTGTTGCAGGCCAGGACTACAGCCACATTGCCCACACACCGTGGCTATCCCTATGGCTACGGTGACACGGATGATGAAGCCGACTTTTATTTCTGCAAAAAGTCAAACTCGACCGGCCAGCTGGCCGAGAAGGTATCGCCACCGCCGCCCTCCGCCACCAACATCAGCTGCCTGCGGCAAATGTACTGTCCCGAGTGCCATGAGCGTCTGCATGAGCAGGGCGTGCGCCTGGAGCGCCTGCTCACCCTCTG CTGTTTCGCCCTGCTGCCCATCTATCCCTGCTGCATGCGACGCTCCAAGGATGATTGCAAGGTTATTTGCGGCAAGTGCGGCTACTTGCTGGGCGCCTGGAAGCGCTAG